A window of the Vespa crabro chromosome 8, iyVesCrab1.2, whole genome shotgun sequence genome harbors these coding sequences:
- the LOC124426126 gene encoding galactose mutarotase-like isoform X2 gives MDSYGCGCKNVIIIEGIFGEIYPDLSCYKGEDLKYNQESFESLIEDSNEGFNELKPIIVKSYTMINNNRMEVTVITWGASIVSLKCPDKFGHSTDIVLGFDDLKSYMNPVLNPFIGCVLGRCANRIRNGCFSIKDKDYELTKNDNNHHLHGGTNGFGRQIWNSHIDDCSVVMSYLSEDGEEGYPGAVLATVRFKLTPDNKLEIHMRATTSKSTIINMSHGSLFNLAGHDAGEIELRKHKILLNCDRWTFSDYSDSIPTGAIRGVGGTIMDLRIPRLLGEYMDVLEVYSNQPGLQFYTGGRLLQQFTPSTFVTYDHYVHQQKADEDINNYLSINEENKENGEELLTPDVKPLQFLTGKRGAHYKKNCAFSIQPQNYPNAINYVCKCLYDDTIIYFTIMTNTFFIFIFIFIVMINIFFFQAHFPCAILYPGQVYCHDLTYKFGIQLANYM, from the exons atggATTCTTATGGCTGCGgatgtaaaaatgttattatcatagaaGGAATATTTGGAGAAATTTATCCTG ATTTATCATGTTACAAAGGAGAggatttgaaatataatcaaGAATCTTTTGAATCTCTAATCGAAGATAGTAATGAAGGTTTCAATGAATTAAAGCCTATAATTGTTAAATCTTATAccatgataaataataatcgaatggAAGTTACTGTTATCACATGGGGTGCATCTATTGTATCTCTCAAATGTCCTGATAAATTTGGTCATAGTACAGATATTGTTCTTGGTTTTGATGATTTAAAAA gTTACATGAATCCTGTACTTAATCCATTTATCGGATGTGTATTAGGCAGATGTGCAAATCGTATTAGAAATGGTTGTTTtagtattaaagataaagattatGAATTAactaagaatgataataaccatcATTTACATGGAGGG ACAAATGGATTTGGTCGACAAATTTGGAACTCACATATTGATGACTGTTCTGTTGTTATGAGTTATTTAAGCGAAGATGGAGAAGAAGGATATCCAGGTGCAGTCTTAGCTACAGTCAGATTCAAATTAACACCTGATAATAAATTGGAAATACATATGCGTGCAACAACATCTAAatcaactataataaatatgtcacATGGTTCTTTGTTTAATCTTGCTGGACat gatGCTGGTGAAATAGAattaagaaaacataaaatattgttGAACTGTGATCGCTGGACTTTTTCAGATTACTCAGATTCTATACCAACAGGAGCTATCAGAGGAGTAGGTGGAACAATTATGGATCTTCGTATACCAAGACTTTTGGGAGAATATATGGa tGTTCTAGAAGTCTACTCAAATCAGCCTGGTCTTCAATTTTATACTGGTGGGCGTTTGTTACAACAATTTACTCCTTCTACATTTGTAACATATGATCATTACGTACATCAACAAAAg gCAGatgaagatattaacaattatttgagtataaatgaagaaaataaagaaaatggagaGGAATTGTTAACACCTGATGTAAAACCACTTCAGTTTCTTACAGGAAAAAGAGGAGcacattataaaaagaattgtgCTTTTAGCATTCAACCTCAGAATTATCCAAATGCtattaattatgtatgtaaatgtTTATATGATGACACTATAATCTATTTTACTATAATgacaaatacattttttatttttatttttatttttattgttatgataaatatatttttttttcaggcaCATTTTCCATGTGCAATTCTGTATCCAGGTCAAGTTTATTGTCATGATCTCACATATAAGTTTGGAATACAACTTGCTAATTATATGTAG
- the LOC124426126 gene encoding galactose mutarotase-like isoform X3 produces MDSYGCGCKNVIIIEGIFGEIYPDLSCYKGEDLKYNQESFESLIEDSNEGFNELKPIIVKSYTMINNNRMEVTVITWGASIVSLKCPDKFGHSTDIVLGFDDLKSYMNPVLNPFIGCVLGRCANRIRNGCFSIKDKDYELTKNDNNHHLHGGTNGFGRQIWNSHIDDCSVVMSYLSEDGEEGYPGAVLATVRFKLTPDNKLEIHMRATTSKSTIINMSHGSLFNLAGHDAGEIELRKHKILLNCDRWTFSDYSDSIPTGAIRGVGGTIMDLRIPRLLGEYMEKVPPGEGFDHNFCVTKNWQSDSSFVARALHMKSGRVLEVYSNQPGLQFYTGGRLLQQFTPSTFVTYDHYVHQQKADEDINNYLSINEENKENGEELLTPDVKPLQFLTGKRGAHYKKNCAFSIQPQNYPNAINYAHFPCAILYPGQVYCHDLTYKFGIQLANYM; encoded by the exons atggATTCTTATGGCTGCGgatgtaaaaatgttattatcatagaaGGAATATTTGGAGAAATTTATCCTG ATTTATCATGTTACAAAGGAGAggatttgaaatataatcaaGAATCTTTTGAATCTCTAATCGAAGATAGTAATGAAGGTTTCAATGAATTAAAGCCTATAATTGTTAAATCTTATAccatgataaataataatcgaatggAAGTTACTGTTATCACATGGGGTGCATCTATTGTATCTCTCAAATGTCCTGATAAATTTGGTCATAGTACAGATATTGTTCTTGGTTTTGATGATTTAAAAA gTTACATGAATCCTGTACTTAATCCATTTATCGGATGTGTATTAGGCAGATGTGCAAATCGTATTAGAAATGGTTGTTTtagtattaaagataaagattatGAATTAactaagaatgataataaccatcATTTACATGGAGGG ACAAATGGATTTGGTCGACAAATTTGGAACTCACATATTGATGACTGTTCTGTTGTTATGAGTTATTTAAGCGAAGATGGAGAAGAAGGATATCCAGGTGCAGTCTTAGCTACAGTCAGATTCAAATTAACACCTGATAATAAATTGGAAATACATATGCGTGCAACAACATCTAAatcaactataataaatatgtcacATGGTTCTTTGTTTAATCTTGCTGGACat gatGCTGGTGAAATAGAattaagaaaacataaaatattgttGAACTGTGATCGCTGGACTTTTTCAGATTACTCAGATTCTATACCAACAGGAGCTATCAGAGGAGTAGGTGGAACAATTATGGATCTTCGTATACCAAGACTTTTGGGAGAATATATGGagaaa GTTCCTCCAGGAGAAGGTTTTGATCACAACTTTTGTGTAACAAAAAATTGGCAATCTGATAGTTCATTCGTTGCTCGGGCATTACATATGAAATCCGGACG tGTTCTAGAAGTCTACTCAAATCAGCCTGGTCTTCAATTTTATACTGGTGGGCGTTTGTTACAACAATTTACTCCTTCTACATTTGTAACATATGATCATTACGTACATCAACAAAAg gCAGatgaagatattaacaattatttgagtataaatgaagaaaataaagaaaatggagaGGAATTGTTAACACCTGATGTAAAACCACTTCAGTTTCTTACAGGAAAAAGAGGAGcacattataaaaagaattgtgCTTTTAGCATTCAACCTCAGAATTATCCAAATGCtattaattat gcaCATTTTCCATGTGCAATTCTGTATCCAGGTCAAGTTTATTGTCATGATCTCACATATAAGTTTGGAATACAACTTGCTAATTATATGTAG
- the LOC124426126 gene encoding galactose mutarotase-like isoform X1 produces MDSYGCGCKNVIIIEGIFGEIYPDLSCYKGEDLKYNQESFESLIEDSNEGFNELKPIIVKSYTMINNNRMEVTVITWGASIVSLKCPDKFGHSTDIVLGFDDLKSYMNPVLNPFIGCVLGRCANRIRNGCFSIKDKDYELTKNDNNHHLHGGTNGFGRQIWNSHIDDCSVVMSYLSEDGEEGYPGAVLATVRFKLTPDNKLEIHMRATTSKSTIINMSHGSLFNLAGHDAGEIELRKHKILLNCDRWTFSDYSDSIPTGAIRGVGGTIMDLRIPRLLGEYMEKVPPGEGFDHNFCVTKNWQSDSSFVARALHMKSGRVLEVYSNQPGLQFYTGGRLLQQFTPSTFVTYDHYVHQQKADEDINNYLSINEENKENGEELLTPDVKPLQFLTGKRGAHYKKNCAFSIQPQNYPNAINYVCKCLYDDTIIYFTIMTNTFFIFIFIFIVMINIFFFQAHFPCAILYPGQVYCHDLTYKFGIQLANYM; encoded by the exons atggATTCTTATGGCTGCGgatgtaaaaatgttattatcatagaaGGAATATTTGGAGAAATTTATCCTG ATTTATCATGTTACAAAGGAGAggatttgaaatataatcaaGAATCTTTTGAATCTCTAATCGAAGATAGTAATGAAGGTTTCAATGAATTAAAGCCTATAATTGTTAAATCTTATAccatgataaataataatcgaatggAAGTTACTGTTATCACATGGGGTGCATCTATTGTATCTCTCAAATGTCCTGATAAATTTGGTCATAGTACAGATATTGTTCTTGGTTTTGATGATTTAAAAA gTTACATGAATCCTGTACTTAATCCATTTATCGGATGTGTATTAGGCAGATGTGCAAATCGTATTAGAAATGGTTGTTTtagtattaaagataaagattatGAATTAactaagaatgataataaccatcATTTACATGGAGGG ACAAATGGATTTGGTCGACAAATTTGGAACTCACATATTGATGACTGTTCTGTTGTTATGAGTTATTTAAGCGAAGATGGAGAAGAAGGATATCCAGGTGCAGTCTTAGCTACAGTCAGATTCAAATTAACACCTGATAATAAATTGGAAATACATATGCGTGCAACAACATCTAAatcaactataataaatatgtcacATGGTTCTTTGTTTAATCTTGCTGGACat gatGCTGGTGAAATAGAattaagaaaacataaaatattgttGAACTGTGATCGCTGGACTTTTTCAGATTACTCAGATTCTATACCAACAGGAGCTATCAGAGGAGTAGGTGGAACAATTATGGATCTTCGTATACCAAGACTTTTGGGAGAATATATGGagaaa GTTCCTCCAGGAGAAGGTTTTGATCACAACTTTTGTGTAACAAAAAATTGGCAATCTGATAGTTCATTCGTTGCTCGGGCATTACATATGAAATCCGGACG tGTTCTAGAAGTCTACTCAAATCAGCCTGGTCTTCAATTTTATACTGGTGGGCGTTTGTTACAACAATTTACTCCTTCTACATTTGTAACATATGATCATTACGTACATCAACAAAAg gCAGatgaagatattaacaattatttgagtataaatgaagaaaataaagaaaatggagaGGAATTGTTAACACCTGATGTAAAACCACTTCAGTTTCTTACAGGAAAAAGAGGAGcacattataaaaagaattgtgCTTTTAGCATTCAACCTCAGAATTATCCAAATGCtattaattatgtatgtaaatgtTTATATGATGACACTATAATCTATTTTACTATAATgacaaatacattttttatttttatttttatttttattgttatgataaatatatttttttttcaggcaCATTTTCCATGTGCAATTCTGTATCCAGGTCAAGTTTATTGTCATGATCTCACATATAAGTTTGGAATACAACTTGCTAATTATATGTAG
- the LOC124426126 gene encoding galactose mutarotase-like isoform X4, with amino-acid sequence MNPVLNPFIGCVLGRCANRIRNGCFSIKDKDYELTKNDNNHHLHGGTNGFGRQIWNSHIDDCSVVMSYLSEDGEEGYPGAVLATVRFKLTPDNKLEIHMRATTSKSTIINMSHGSLFNLAGHDAGEIELRKHKILLNCDRWTFSDYSDSIPTGAIRGVGGTIMDLRIPRLLGEYMEKVPPGEGFDHNFCVTKNWQSDSSFVARALHMKSGRVLEVYSNQPGLQFYTGGRLLQQFTPSTFVTYDHYVHQQKADEDINNYLSINEENKENGEELLTPDVKPLQFLTGKRGAHYKKNCAFSIQPQNYPNAINYVCKCLYDDTIIYFTIMTNTFFIFIFIFIVMINIFFFQAHFPCAILYPGQVYCHDLTYKFGIQLANYM; translated from the exons ATGAATCCTGTACTTAATCCATTTATCGGATGTGTATTAGGCAGATGTGCAAATCGTATTAGAAATGGTTGTTTtagtattaaagataaagattatGAATTAactaagaatgataataaccatcATTTACATGGAGGG ACAAATGGATTTGGTCGACAAATTTGGAACTCACATATTGATGACTGTTCTGTTGTTATGAGTTATTTAAGCGAAGATGGAGAAGAAGGATATCCAGGTGCAGTCTTAGCTACAGTCAGATTCAAATTAACACCTGATAATAAATTGGAAATACATATGCGTGCAACAACATCTAAatcaactataataaatatgtcacATGGTTCTTTGTTTAATCTTGCTGGACat gatGCTGGTGAAATAGAattaagaaaacataaaatattgttGAACTGTGATCGCTGGACTTTTTCAGATTACTCAGATTCTATACCAACAGGAGCTATCAGAGGAGTAGGTGGAACAATTATGGATCTTCGTATACCAAGACTTTTGGGAGAATATATGGagaaa GTTCCTCCAGGAGAAGGTTTTGATCACAACTTTTGTGTAACAAAAAATTGGCAATCTGATAGTTCATTCGTTGCTCGGGCATTACATATGAAATCCGGACG tGTTCTAGAAGTCTACTCAAATCAGCCTGGTCTTCAATTTTATACTGGTGGGCGTTTGTTACAACAATTTACTCCTTCTACATTTGTAACATATGATCATTACGTACATCAACAAAAg gCAGatgaagatattaacaattatttgagtataaatgaagaaaataaagaaaatggagaGGAATTGTTAACACCTGATGTAAAACCACTTCAGTTTCTTACAGGAAAAAGAGGAGcacattataaaaagaattgtgCTTTTAGCATTCAACCTCAGAATTATCCAAATGCtattaattatgtatgtaaatgtTTATATGATGACACTATAATCTATTTTACTATAATgacaaatacattttttatttttatttttatttttattgttatgataaatatatttttttttcaggcaCATTTTCCATGTGCAATTCTGTATCCAGGTCAAGTTTATTGTCATGATCTCACATATAAGTTTGGAATACAACTTGCTAATTATATGTAG
- the LOC124426125 gene encoding ATP-dependent DNA helicase DDX11, whose translation METPDVFPFPFTPYKIQEEFMKELYTCIENGNLGIFESPTGTGKSLSIICGALKWLVDHEKLQKEELNSKINDLDNKIKMIEATSNDWFLCQTEQMEFNLQKRELQSKLDAISKYEKKMQQYKERIKKKNTKEKKAYVKLKSKPSDTEKDDNVSADPQNDEIDKELLLVDELSDSENSAEEEEGEQQSFHTKIFFCSRTHSQLSQFVKELKRSPYSENVAVVTLASRHNYCINKNVKKLKHINLINERCLQLQRKKTTCKEEKHIKKLKTTNSCPFLPGNHESLMAELLSDIRDIEEIIQKGEELSTCAYYTVRRSIQEGQLILVPYNSILHKNTRISSGINIKGNILIIDEAHNLLEAIERMYSASITGRNILHACNQLSQYQKKYQALFNAKNVLHLNQLSFCLKKFLTVFEATTKSLLTDNINGDLSSKLYTIQEFERTTEIDTLNIFDLISFVKKSKLIHKLRGFIDQYGNDIKIQESNKNKSGITQFLKSISNVNKEENMISSEVRQNEDEINSPLTLILSFLECLENNCADGRIIVIPGPIIEQGILKFLLLNPAAHFHDVVKEARAIILTGGTMEPVSEFTEQLFLAAGVKPERIITFSCDHVIPPENIISNILTCGPTGEKFEFNFKNRQNTKLLDELGRMLINFCNVIPAGIVVFLPSYDYENIVYEHLYKSGVINKIRLKKQIFREPKSTSQVNDVLEQYARSINFPQNPQNGSLLFSVIGGKLSEGLNFSDDLGRCIIIIGMPYPNIKSMELQEKIKYLNENVKSDAGQNFYNNSCMKAVNQCIGRAVRHINDYSSVILVDVRYRYKIQALPRWIQRSLTVSYSFGNTIGAVAKFFAARKRNT comes from the exons atggAAACTCCAGATGTATTTCCATTTCCCTTCACACCGTACAAAATACAAGAAGAATTTATGAAGgaattatatacatgtattgaAAATGGTAATCTGGGAATATTTGAAAGTCCAACGGGAACAGGAAAATCATTATCTATCATTTGTGGTGCCTTAAAATGGCTAGTAGACCATGAAAAATTACAGAAAGAAGAACTTAATTCCAAAATTAATGACTtagataataagataaaaatgattgaagCTACCTCCAATGATTGGTTTTTATGTCAAACAGAGCAAATGGAATTTAATCTTCAAAAAAGAGAACTGCAGTCTAAATTAGATGCTATTTctaaatatgaaaagaaaatgcaacAATATaaggaaagaattaaaaagaagaatactaaagaaaagaaagcataTGTTAAGTTAAAATCCAAGCCTTCTGATACagaaaaagatgataatgTATCAGCAGATCCACAGAATGATGAAATTGATAAAGAGTTATTACTGGTAGATGAATTATCAGATTCAGAAAATtcagcagaagaagaagaaggggaacAACAAAGTTTccatacaaaaatttttttttgttcaagaACTCATTCACAACTCTCTCAATTTGTTAAAGAATTAAAGAGAAGTCCTTATTCAGAGAATGTAGCTGTAGTTACATTAGCTTCTag gcataattattgtattaacaaaaatgtaaagaaattgaaacatattaatcttatcaatGAACGGTGCTTacaattacaaagaaaaaaaactacgtgtaaagaagaaaaacatattaaaaaattaaaaacaacgaACAGTTGTCCATTTTTACCAGGAAATCATGAATCATTGATGGCTGAATTATTATCGGATATTCGTGATATTGaagaaattatacaaaaaggagaagaacTTAGTACCTGTGCATATTATACTGTAAGAAGATCTATTCAAGAAGGCCAATTAATATTAGTACCGTACAATTCCATTTTACATAAGAATACAAGGATTAGTTcaggaataaatataaaaggaaatattttaataatcgatgAAGCTCATAATTTACTTGAAGCTATTGAAAGAATGTACAGTGCTTCAATTACAGGAAGAAATATACTTCATGCTTGTAATCAATTGTCACAGTATCAGAAAaa ATATCAAGCTTTGTTCAATGCTAAAAACGTACttcatttaaatcaattaagCTTCTgtttgaaaaagtttttaactgtTTTTGAAGCTACAACAAAATCTCTTCTAACTGATAATATCAATGGTGACTTATCATCAAAATTATACACAATACAAGAATTTGAAAGAACAACCGAAATTGATACTTTGAATATCTTTGATTTAATCAGTTTTGTGAAAAAATCTAAACTTATTCATAAATTGAGAGGTTTCATAGATCAATAtggtaatgatattaaaatacaagaaagtaacaagaataaatctGGCATTACTCAGTTCTTAAAGTCAATTAGTAATGTTAATAAGGAAGAGAATATGATATCCTCAGAAGTAAGACAAAATGAAGATGAAATAAACAGTCCATTAACATTAATTCTTAGCTTTTTAGAATGTTTGGAAAATAATTGTGCTGATGggcgtataattgttataccTGGCCCTATCATTGAACAGGGAATTTTaaaattccttttattaaATCCAGCAGCTCACTTTCATGATgttg TAAAAGAGGCCAGAGCCATAATATTAACTGGTGGAACCATGGAACCTGTATCTGAATTTACTGAACAATTATTTTTGGCAGCTGGCGTAAAACCGGAACGAATTATAACATTTTCCTGTGATCATGTAATACCtccagaaaatattatatccaaTATCCTCACCTGTGGTCCAACTGGTGAAAAattcgaatttaattttaaaaatagacAAAATACAAAACTA TTAGATGAATTAGGAAGAATgttgataaatttttgtaaTGTTATACCAGCCGGTATTGTTGTATTTTTACCATCTtatgattatgaaaatatagtgtatgaacatttatataaatctggtgtaataaataaaattcgctTAAAAAAACAGATCTTCCGCGAACCGAAATCAACATCTCAG gtTAATGATGTTTTAGAACAATACGCACGAAGTATAAATTTTCCGCAAAATCCACAAAAtggatcattattatttagcGTTATCG GTGGCAAACTAAGTGAAGGATTAAATTTTTCTGATGATTTGGGaagatgtattattattattggaatgCCATATcctaatattaaatcaatggaattacaagaaaagattaaatatttaaatgaaaatgtt aaatcaGATGCTGGACAAAACTTCTATAACAATTCCTGCATGAAAGCAGTAAATCAATGTATTGGACGAGCTGTACGTCACATCAACGATTATTCAAGTGTAATATTAGTTGATGTACGTTACCGTTACAAGATTCAGGCACTACCTCGATGGATTCAGCGCTCATTAACAGTCAGCTATTCATTTGGAAATACAATAGGTGCAGTAGCTAAATTTTTTGctgcaagaaaaagaaatacttag
- the LOC124426129 gene encoding eukaryotic translation initiation factor 3 subunit F has product MALNLTVKVHPVVLFQIVDAYERRKAESLRVIGTLLGTLEKGVVEVTNCFCVPHKESESQVEADLSYGVDLYDLNHRVNAQENIVGWWATGNEVTTHSSVIHEYYVRECNNPVHLTVDTTLTNTTRMAIKAYVCVPLGVPKGKQGSMFTPVKVQITCYEPEIVGLQLCSKTQLQSHVPVPGVKAGGGIEPMMDLAQIAEASSKLSLMLEQVLNYVDDVLAGKQPPDNQVGRALLDMVHSVPKMSSDQFDEMFNSNVKDLLMVVALSQLIKTQLQLNEKLTLLTTL; this is encoded by the exons ATGGCTCTTAATTTAACTGTAAAAGTTCATCCCGTAGTTTTATTCCAAATAGTGGATGCTTATGAACGTCGAAAGGCAGAATCTTTACGTGTAATTGGTACATTATTAG GAACTTTGGAAAAGGGAGTCGTTGAAGTAACTAATTGTTTCTGTGTACCACATAAAGAATCTGAAAGTCAAGTAGAAGCTGATCTTTCGTATGGTGTTGATCTGTATGATTTGAATCACAGGGTCAATGCTCAAGAAAATATTGTTGGTTGGTGGGCAACAGGCAATGag GTTACAACTCATTCGTCTGTTATTCATGAATATTATGTACGAGAATGTAATAATCCAGTTCATTTAACAGTTGACACTACTTTAACAAATACTACAAGGATGGCAATTAAGGCTTATGTATGTGTCCCATTAGGAGTACCAAAAGGAAAACAAGGTTCAATGTTTACACCAGTAAAAGTACAG ATTACATGCTACGAACCTGAAATTGTTGGCTTGCAATTGTGTTCAAAGACACAATTGCAATCCCATGTACCAGTACCTGGTGTTAAGGCTGGTGGAGGAATAGAGCCAATGATGGACCTTGCACAAATAGCAGAAGCTAGTTCTAAATTATCTTTGATGCTAGAACAAGTTCTTAATTATGTAGATGATGTTCTTGCTGGAAAGCAACCACCAGACAATCAA GTTGGTCGAGCTCTCTTAGACATGGTACATTCAGTACCAAAGATGAGTAGTGATCAATTTGATGAAATGTTCAACAGCAATGTAAAAGATCTTTTGATGGTAGTTGCATTGTCACAATTGATAAAAACACAATTGCAACTTAATGAAAAACTTACATTGCTCacaacattataa